The sequence CTACCTGAAGTCCAATATTAAAATGTATTTTCTTTTTCTTTGGATTTTCAATATTCAAACTATCATTAGTAATAATCGATTTGCCGCTGCTCTCGATTTTTATTTCATAATTATTGTTCACTCCCAAAGTATCATTATCTTTATTTTGGCTTAAGCTTAAAGAAGAAAAACCGATGGAAAACAATATTATTAACACCTTCTTTTTCATAAAACCGAGCAACAAATTAAAGCTAATAGAATGCTTTTCATTTTCACCTCTGATGAATTAAAAAAATGTTTATAAAACTATTCAACAATCATATAGCCTCCATAACTTGTAAAAAATCTTTATTTCTTCGTATAAATTTTTATAGTAATTTTTCAACCACTCATACCAGCCATTAGTTAATTACCAAGATCAAATGATCTACATTTATAAAATAGTGTTTAATTTTTTTACCTATTCTAATTTTCTTTTATTTTCCCTCTGATTATATAATTCAGTCCGTTACTTCGGTTCTCAGCCATAAAAAAAACATGCTTATCAAAAACAAGGAAAAGTCCGTTTATGGCAATGTTACTATCCGATAACTTATATAAATATTGTAAATCTGTTCCATTGTAATGCGCAATGCCATCATACATTCGTAAAAATAAATCTTTAAGACTCCTGCCGCCGTATGATAATCCAAAATTTGGCTCATTAACATAATAAGTTAGATTGAAATTGCCATTGATAAACCTATAGATTCCTCTTCCTTTCTGGAAATAAATTTTTCCGCCGATTACTTCAAAATTACCATATTCTTCTAAAATTGAACGACCTGCATATATTTCTCTAATATTCTTGCCGTCAAATTCATATATTCTAGTTGAGTCCTCACCGAGATTAGATGTGAATCCAAGCAAATAATAATTTGGATTATCATTTTTTGCTCTTCTTATTTTTACGAATGAAATTTTTACTGAAAGTATTTTTACTTCCTGCCATTTTACTCCATCATAATGCATTATAATTCCTTTATAAGAATTTCCATCTGCTGCATACCCGACTGCGTAAACATTATCCGGTGCATCACCCCATATATTTTCCAAACCGGTGCTTGAATAATTCTGAATTTCAAATTTTGTGTGCTGGCTCCATTTTGACCCGTTATAATGCCAGATCAATCCATCATCGCCGCCAAGCCATACATCGTTAGTTCCAAATCCAAAAATTGAGGTGGGAACAATTGGTTTTGAGATATTATCAGTACTCCACTTTGTTCCATCAAAATGCCAGATGGTTTTATCAAGTCCACCACCGCCACCGGTTGCCCAAACATCAGTTGGTGAACTTCCCCAGATTCTCGTTAAGGTATTAAAAGGTATATTTAATGTATCTACTGTCCATTCATAATTTCGGCTTCCGGGTTCAACATACTCTTCTTGGGTGTTGGGTTCGTTAGTATTGCAGCCTGTCTGTCCGATAGGCAGGCTTAAAAAAAGCAACTGTAAAAGTAAAATTGTAAGTGGCATATATTTTTTAAGTTTCATTTTAGTTTTCTACCTTGCTGTTAACAGTTATATACATAAGCAAAATCGATTTTTGGAATTTATATTATTTGAACTCACCTAAATCCTCTCTTAGCAGATCGGACTTAAAGCAAAATCCCTAAAACCATTTTGTTATTAGCATACCTATCACAAATAATAAATTGGTTTATCGTTCCATTATTTTATTAAGAAAGTAACAGTCATTGTTAAATTGAAATGTGCAAAAATCATTTTCAGAAAATTTATAGTAATTAATTAACTCAGATTAATTTTCACAAAAGAGTCACATAAAAGAAGAATGCGGTTCCCCTTGTTTTTTCTTGTTAAGCTTAGTTATAGAATAATATTAACCTAATCCTGCTGGCAATTTGGTTTTTTATTTTTTTATTGTCAAGTAAAAAATAAAAAAAAATGAGAAGAAAATTATTTTGTAAGAATTATATTGAGCAAAGCTGGTAAACAAAATATTTTTATTTTTTCAAACAAACATCTAAATTTGTTCTTCAAAATAGCTAAAGTTTTTGAAGAACAATGAAAACAATTACATACTCACTTAGAAACGATGAATCAAATTCCGATAGCTACTACAAGGATGTTGCTGATTTTACCAATATAGTTTTAAAGGAATCGGAAACACAACTTGAATCGATTGCTGAAGAATTTCAATTTTACCTCATCAAATCGAAAGGAGAGATTTTAAGGCGCAAATCGGAATATGTTTTTGAATTATTAACTTTAGGAGCATTACTCCGCATTTATGAACGGAATGCACTTTCACTTCCTGTTTTACCGCAAAGAATTTTAACCACACTTGCAGAACTGCGCAGGAGGTTTGCCTGGGTTAAACCATTTGCGGATTCCGTACGTGGAATTTTATCAACCATATTCTTAACAAGAAAAAATTCTTTTGTGTTTTCTAATTCCAAATTTGGAGTTGATAAAATTGAAAAACTTATAGAATGGCTTGCCGCTGCCGGAGATTTTAAACAGGATGTAATAAGATTATCCGTTTGGAAAGATTACTTCAATCAAATTCCGGAAGAAAAAGTTATCAATTATATTTTTGCTTCGATAAGATTTGCAAAATGGTTCGAGAAGCAAAGCGTTAAAGCGTTGGGGAAATACACCCTCGGCGTAGAAAATTTTCTTGAGTATAAACATGAAGAATACAAGTGGCGCGAAGATCTTATTTTCTGCGGGCGTCAGCGGGTTGAATATCATTTGAATATGGTTGGCGCAGAAATTATGAACCGTGCATGGCGTGATGAATTTCTTTCGACTAAAAAGAAAGCTGTTCTGGTTCCTTCTTGCATGAGCATTAAAACAAGGTTTCATTGTAAATCTTTTTTTAACGGAATAGATTATTCCTGCAAACGATGTACTATAAATTGTAGAGTTAACCAGCTTACAAAACTTGGCGAACAAGATGGCTTTAATGTTTTTATGATTCCGCATTCAACTGATTTTTCTAAATGGCTTAAGAAGCGTGCGGGCAATAAAGAAGTTGGAATTGTTGGTGTAACCTGTGCCTTGAATTTAATGACCGGCGGCTGGGAAGCCAAGGGATTAGATATTCCCATCAACTGCATTCTTTTAGATTACTGCGGCTGCAAAAACCATTGGGACGAAAAAGGATTTCCCACAGCAATAAATTTAAATGAACTGAAAACTGTTTTGAACATAAAAGAAAAACTAGATTTAAAAGAGGAAGCGGTTACAACCAATTAGTTCTTGAAAAATTAGGAATTGGGAATTACGAGAATATTAATGCGAATGGAAAAACTATCCTTATGTGAAATCAGTAATTCGAAATTCGTAATTTGTAATTAAAAAATAAATGGGATGAACATTTTTGTTTTTTTCATATAGTTCAAATACTCATCTCCAAAACTGGTTTTGTTTTCTTTCTCCTCAAACTCGGCGGTAAGAGTTAGAAAAATAGAAATCAGAATCAAGATAATTGCTCCCACTTCAGTAATATTTTTTAAGAACGTGCCCCAGCTAAGAAGCAACAGCGATGCATACAGCGGATGGCGAATGTAATTATAAATTCCTGTTGTAACCAGGTTAGAAGTATTCTCAAATCCAAAGTTGGCTGAGTTCTCAATCTTACCTTTCGGTTTACCAATTTTCTTCAGCAGATAAAATCCAGTAACGACAAAATAAATTGAAGTGAAAAGTAGCAGCCAGGAAATTATTTGAAGAATTGAAAAAGGATTGACAAACCACCAGTCAATATTTTTTAAAATATTTAATAGGATTAGTTCGAATGCAAAGAACCGGTAGAAACCGTGTGACTTCCGATTTCTTAAAGATTTCCAAGACAGAAATAAAATTCCAATTGATGAAATGATAAAAACGAATATTTTAATTTCAAGCATTACCAACCTCATTAGTTTTTACTTGCTTTTAAATTCTTTAATCATCTCAGGATAAGCAAGGCTTCCATTTCTTAGTTTTCTTTCCTGAGTATTAAAATCAACAGAGTAAAGCCCAAAGCGTTTAGAAAATCCTTTTGCCCATTCAAAGTTATCCATCAGTGTCCAGTAGAAATATCCTTTAACATTTATTCCTTCTGCAATTGCTTTGTTCATTACACGAAGATGATCTTTGATAAATTTTGGTCGTTTAACGTCACTATCATCAGCAATTCCATTTTCAGTAATGTAAATTGGTTTATTAGTAAAAGAATTGATCAGCTTAAGCGAACGATAAAAACCTTCGGGATAAATTTCCCAGCCCATATCGGTAGTATCCCCGCGTGAGTTTTCTTTTACCTCCTGAATAGTTTTGCCAGAGAATGGATTATAGTGAACCACAAATCTTGTGTAGTAATTCAGTCCGATGAAATCGAAAGTGTTCATAACATCACTTTCATATTTTTCTTTTACCAAACCTGGAATGTAAAAATCAAACTCTCCATTTGATAGAAAGTTAAGCACTACTTCATTCATATTTTCATTTGCGTAGTATGAAGCCAAAACATCAAACAAATTCCACTGTATGGATGGATCGAAAGCGTAAATTGCGGTTGCAATTCCAACCTGTGCATCAACATCAATTTTTTTAATTGCCAGGTAAGCCTCGGTATGTGCCAGCAACAAATTTCTAAAAACTCTTACTGCCTTTTGCGGATCTTTTTCAGCGGGAGGAAATTCTCCAAAGAAGTATCCGTTGAATGCATAAACCGTTGGTTCGTTGATTGTGCACCAAAGTTTAACTTTTTTTCTTAATCTTTTAAAAACTTTTTCAGCAAACCTGGCAAAAACTTTTGGGGAATTATCTTGAAGGAATGCTCCTTGCTTTTCGAACCAGATGGGATTTGTAAAATGATGAAGCGTGATCATCGGTTCAATTCCATTTGCACGGAGTTCATCAACAACTTTTTCATAATGATCTAAAACTGATTCATCGAATTTTCCTTCTTCGGGTTCTATCTTGCTCCATTCAACAGAAAAGCGATATGCATTCAGTCCAATCTTTTTCATCAATTGAATGTCTTCCTTGTACCGGTTCCAGTGATCACTTGCTGCTCCGGCTTTCTGATTGTTAAATATTCGCGGTTTTCCTTTTTCATCCACTGCATCTTCAAATATAGTCCAGTTATTATTTGTACAATATCCTTCAACCTGGTGTGCAGAAGTAGCGCTTCCCCAAAGAAAGCTTTTGTCAATCTTTAAAGGAATCTTCTTAATTTCATTAAAATCAAATTTAAGATTTGTATCCGGGTTGCGTAGTAAGAAAATTGCAACTGCATAGGAAATAAACAACGAAAGAATTAACCAGAAAATGATTTTCATTTCAGTACCGCAGGAAAGTTTGGAAATAACCTACGTGATAATAATTAAAAAATATTTAGCGTTCAACTCTTTACAACCATGTTGAAAACACCAAGATACTCATCAATAAATTTGTTCAGCGATTTTCTTTTGTATT comes from Ignavibacteriales bacterium and encodes:
- a CDS encoding DUF116 domain-containing protein, which codes for MKTITYSLRNDESNSDSYYKDVADFTNIVLKESETQLESIAEEFQFYLIKSKGEILRRKSEYVFELLTLGALLRIYERNALSLPVLPQRILTTLAELRRRFAWVKPFADSVRGILSTIFLTRKNSFVFSNSKFGVDKIEKLIEWLAAAGDFKQDVIRLSVWKDYFNQIPEEKVINYIFASIRFAKWFEKQSVKALGKYTLGVENFLEYKHEEYKWREDLIFCGRQRVEYHLNMVGAEIMNRAWRDEFLSTKKKAVLVPSCMSIKTRFHCKSFFNGIDYSCKRCTINCRVNQLTKLGEQDGFNVFMIPHSTDFSKWLKKRAGNKEVGIVGVTCALNLMTGGWEAKGLDIPINCILLDYCGCKNHWDEKGFPTAINLNELKTVLNIKEKLDLKEEAVTTN
- a CDS encoding isoprenylcysteine carboxylmethyltransferase family protein, with protein sequence MLEIKIFVFIISSIGILFLSWKSLRNRKSHGFYRFFAFELILLNILKNIDWWFVNPFSILQIISWLLLFTSIYFVVTGFYLLKKIGKPKGKIENSANFGFENTSNLVTTGIYNYIRHPLYASLLLLSWGTFLKNITEVGAIILILISIFLTLTAEFEEKENKTSFGDEYLNYMKKTKMFIPFIF
- a CDS encoding family 1 glycosylhydrolase; translated protein: MKIIFWLILSLFISYAVAIFLLRNPDTNLKFDFNEIKKIPLKIDKSFLWGSATSAHQVEGYCTNNNWTIFEDAVDEKGKPRIFNNQKAGAASDHWNRYKEDIQLMKKIGLNAYRFSVEWSKIEPEEGKFDESVLDHYEKVVDELRANGIEPMITLHHFTNPIWFEKQGAFLQDNSPKVFARFAEKVFKRLRKKVKLWCTINEPTVYAFNGYFFGEFPPAEKDPQKAVRVFRNLLLAHTEAYLAIKKIDVDAQVGIATAIYAFDPSIQWNLFDVLASYYANENMNEVVLNFLSNGEFDFYIPGLVKEKYESDVMNTFDFIGLNYYTRFVVHYNPFSGKTIQEVKENSRGDTTDMGWEIYPEGFYRSLKLINSFTNKPIYITENGIADDSDVKRPKFIKDHLRVMNKAIAEGINVKGYFYWTLMDNFEWAKGFSKRFGLYSVDFNTQERKLRNGSLAYPEMIKEFKSK